A genomic window from Synechococcus sp. CBW1107 includes:
- the istB gene encoding IS21-like element helper ATPase IstB, with protein sequence MTNSWVEPPSRPALESALPSLLKQLKLAQFRSQWQAAEQQAIADGWSPASYLYVLAEQEHQQRHQARLRRLLHEAQLPWPKTLADYDWSAIPDLDHHQIEQLAHDTSWLDRAENLLLFGPSGVGKTHLASGICRSLIALDRSARFFSGTTLVQHLQQAKADYALAKALTKLDRYALLVIDDIGYVRKDEAETSVLFELVMHRYERRSLLVTSNQPFSEWENVFSTSAMTVAAVDRLVDHSTIVQISGESYRRKRARRSAS encoded by the coding sequence ATGACGAACTCCTGGGTGGAGCCCCCGAGCAGGCCAGCACTGGAGAGTGCCCTGCCCTCACTCCTGAAACAGTTGAAATTGGCCCAGTTCCGCAGCCAGTGGCAGGCGGCCGAACAGCAGGCCATAGCCGATGGCTGGAGCCCGGCCAGCTACCTCTATGTGCTGGCCGAGCAGGAACACCAGCAGCGCCACCAGGCACGGCTGCGGCGGCTGTTGCATGAGGCCCAGCTGCCCTGGCCCAAAACCCTGGCCGACTACGACTGGAGCGCCATCCCCGATCTGGACCATCACCAGATTGAGCAGCTCGCCCACGACACCAGCTGGCTGGACCGCGCCGAGAACCTGCTGCTGTTCGGCCCCAGCGGGGTGGGCAAAACCCACCTGGCCTCAGGGATCTGTCGCAGCCTGATCGCCCTGGACCGCTCGGCGCGCTTCTTCTCGGGCACCACGCTGGTGCAGCACCTGCAGCAGGCCAAGGCCGACTACGCGCTGGCCAAGGCGCTCACCAAGCTCGATCGCTACGCCCTGCTGGTGATCGACGACATCGGCTACGTCCGTAAGGACGAGGCCGAGACCTCAGTGCTGTTTGAGCTGGTGATGCACCGCTACGAGCGCAGATCGCTGCTGGTGACCAGCAACCAGCCGTTCAGCGAGTGGGAGAACGTGTTCTCCACCAGCGCCATGACCGTGGCGGCGGTGGACCGGCTGGTGGACCACAGCACCATCGTTCAAATCAGTGGTGAGAGCTACCGCCGCAAGCGGGCCCGCCGTTCTGCGTCCTGA
- a CDS encoding TMEM175 family protein: MGRGRLEAFSDGVLAIIITIMVLELRSPEGEGVWALLSMAPIFFSYVLSFVYVGIYWTNHHHLLQACRRVSSGVLWANLHLLFWLSLVPFATRWIGENHDAAVPTAVYGLNLLLAAVAYSILQQAIIRNDGQNSLLRKAIGRDLKGRLSLLLYALAVLAAFAAAWLAQAIYVLVALIWIIPDRRIEQALLEE, encoded by the coding sequence ATGGGTCGCGGACGCCTCGAAGCGTTCAGTGACGGGGTGCTCGCGATCATCATCACCATCATGGTGCTGGAGCTCAGGAGCCCGGAAGGGGAAGGTGTCTGGGCACTGCTGTCCATGGCACCGATCTTCTTCAGCTATGTGCTGAGTTTCGTGTATGTCGGCATCTACTGGACCAACCATCACCATCTGCTGCAGGCCTGCCGGCGGGTGAGCAGTGGCGTGCTCTGGGCCAATCTGCATCTGCTCTTCTGGTTGTCCCTGGTTCCCTTCGCGACGCGCTGGATCGGCGAAAACCACGACGCCGCCGTGCCCACGGCGGTCTACGGCCTCAACCTGCTGCTGGCCGCGGTGGCCTACTCGATCCTGCAGCAGGCGATCATCCGCAACGACGGCCAGAACTCCCTGCTGCGCAAGGCCATCGGCCGCGACCTGAAGGGTCGCCTGTCGCTGTTGCTGTATGCCCTGGCCGTGCTGGCGGCCTTCGCGGCGGCGTGGCTGGCCCAGGCGATCTATGTGCTGGTGGCCCTGATCTGGATCATCCCCGATCGGCGCATCGAGCAGGCCCTGCTGGAGGAGTGA
- a CDS encoding class I SAM-dependent methyltransferase → MDDYTLLIDLHKQGHRQGPGGDAETELALNLAMIDRDASLKVADIGCGTGASTILLARLLNKSDITAVDFLQDLLDVLNEEAKNSGVADMISTLPCSMENLPFADEELDVIWSEGAIYNMGFEKGVAEWRRFLKTGGLLVASEITWLTDSRPEELQQYWDSEYPEINTASAKIGVLEKHGYSPVGYFVLPEHCWLDEYYRPIQARLGDFLSRNGNSKEAHEIADVEQKEIALYEKYKTYFGYGVYIARKIN, encoded by the coding sequence ATGGATGACTACACTCTTCTGATCGACCTGCATAAACAAGGCCATCGACAAGGCCCTGGGGGTGATGCCGAGACAGAGCTTGCTCTGAATCTCGCGATGATCGACCGCGATGCCTCGCTGAAAGTCGCAGATATCGGTTGCGGAACAGGCGCGTCCACAATCCTGCTTGCACGACTCTTGAACAAGTCCGACATCACGGCAGTCGATTTCCTACAGGACTTGCTCGATGTCTTGAATGAAGAAGCCAAGAACTCGGGAGTTGCTGACATGATATCGACACTTCCATGCTCGATGGAGAACCTGCCGTTCGCCGACGAGGAGTTGGATGTGATCTGGTCGGAAGGAGCTATCTACAACATGGGATTCGAGAAGGGCGTAGCTGAGTGGCGACGCTTCCTCAAAACGGGAGGTCTACTGGTTGCGTCTGAGATTACATGGCTGACAGACTCTCGACCGGAGGAACTTCAGCAATATTGGGATAGCGAGTATCCAGAAATCAATACGGCATCGGCAAAGATCGGTGTTCTGGAGAAGCATGGCTATTCTCCTGTTGGCTACTTCGTGCTGCCAGAACACTGCTGGCTCGACGAGTACTACCGCCCCATCCAGGCGAGGCTAGGTGATTTTTTGAGCCGCAACGGGAACAGCAAAGAAGCACATGAGATAGCGGATGTAGAGCAGAAAGAAATCGCACTCTACGAAAAGTACAAGACGTACTTCGGCTATGGGGTGTATATAGCAAGGAAAATCAACTAG
- a CDS encoding SDR family NAD(P)-dependent oxidoreductase, which produces MSSRRFEGKIAFVTGATSGIGRGVALAFAREGAAVIGCGRNAAQGAESQRLAEAEGGSFLVCVQGSGRPTARMQA; this is translated from the coding sequence ATGTCTTCCCGCCGCTTTGAAGGCAAGATCGCTTTCGTCACCGGTGCGACGTCCGGCATCGGACGGGGAGTGGCACTCGCTTTCGCACGGGAGGGAGCAGCGGTGATCGGCTGCGGTCGGAATGCCGCACAAGGGGCTGAATCGCAGCGCCTGGCGGAGGCTGAAGGTGGAAGCTTTTTGGTATGCGTTCAGGGGTCGGGACGCCCCACCGCACGAATGCAAGCCTGA
- a CDS encoding IS66 family transposase → MMTAHPAGIPEADWLETPASVRALINAQQQEIELLRGQLTSLATELANLRERIGRSSRNSSKPPSSDGLGFKPPERRKGSGRKRGGQQGHPGSGPELLSIERVDQVVDHHPDACRRCGTLLQGEDLDPLRHQVIEIPPITPLVIEHRLHRLVCPCCSTSTCASLPADVEASHYGPRLSALVGLLGSAFPLSFSKTQALLQQLVGVEMSRGAIGRVRQRLSAALEQPMQEALAFARVQPVAYVDETGAPTGNADGNNPTGKRGWQWVMVTAVVTVFVQGLSRSTTAAIELLGNAFGGIVVSDRFSAYNHLPTKQRQLCWAHLIRDLTAIAERPGASAEFGAQLLGLQQQLFGHWHRYKEGKIDWPALQQSCRPIRQTFETTLQRVVELGYQRGERTPWASTVRTCQQLQKVTGGLWTFLENEGIEPTNNAAERALRQSVIQRKISQGVQSRQGAICRSRLLTVTTTLRQQGRDVWEFLEQAWIAHHRDGVMPSLLSDP, encoded by the coding sequence ATGATGACCGCACATCCGGCTGGAATTCCAGAAGCCGACTGGCTGGAAACTCCCGCCAGCGTCAGAGCGCTGATCAACGCCCAGCAGCAGGAGATCGAGCTGTTGCGCGGCCAACTCACCTCCTTGGCCACCGAGTTGGCAAACCTGCGTGAGCGGATCGGACGCAGCTCTCGCAACTCATCCAAACCTCCCTCCAGTGATGGTCTGGGTTTTAAGCCGCCAGAACGGCGCAAGGGCAGTGGCCGCAAGCGGGGCGGCCAGCAGGGCCATCCCGGATCCGGACCAGAGCTGCTGTCGATCGAGCGGGTGGATCAGGTGGTGGATCACCACCCTGATGCCTGCCGCCGCTGTGGCACCTTGCTCCAGGGAGAGGATCTCGATCCCCTGCGCCATCAGGTGATCGAGATCCCGCCGATTACCCCGCTGGTGATCGAGCACCGGCTGCATCGCCTGGTCTGCCCCTGCTGTTCCACCAGCACCTGCGCCTCGTTGCCGGCGGATGTGGAGGCCAGTCACTACGGCCCAAGGCTCAGTGCACTGGTGGGCCTGCTGGGCAGTGCCTTTCCGTTGAGTTTCAGCAAGACCCAGGCCCTGCTCCAGCAGCTGGTAGGAGTGGAGATGAGCCGCGGCGCGATTGGACGGGTCCGCCAGCGCTTGAGTGCAGCACTGGAGCAGCCCATGCAGGAGGCCCTTGCTTTTGCCCGCGTGCAGCCGGTGGCCTACGTAGATGAAACTGGCGCCCCCACCGGCAATGCCGACGGCAACAATCCCACTGGAAAGCGGGGCTGGCAGTGGGTCATGGTCACCGCCGTGGTGACGGTATTTGTGCAAGGGCTGAGTCGATCGACGACCGCTGCCATCGAGCTGCTGGGGAACGCCTTTGGCGGGATTGTGGTGAGCGATCGCTTCTCGGCCTACAACCACCTGCCCACCAAGCAGCGCCAGCTGTGCTGGGCGCACCTGATCCGCGACCTGACGGCCATCGCCGAACGCCCGGGCGCCAGCGCTGAATTCGGAGCCCAGCTGCTGGGCCTGCAGCAGCAGCTGTTTGGCCACTGGCACCGCTACAAGGAGGGAAAGATTGACTGGCCCGCCTTGCAGCAAAGCTGCCGGCCGATCCGCCAGACCTTTGAGACCACGCTGCAGCGGGTAGTAGAGCTCGGCTACCAGCGCGGCGAGCGAACGCCTTGGGCCAGCACAGTGCGCACGTGCCAGCAGCTCCAGAAGGTGACAGGTGGGTTGTGGACCTTCCTGGAGAACGAGGGAATAGAGCCCACCAACAACGCCGCAGAACGTGCCCTGCGCCAATCGGTGATTCAGCGCAAGATCAGTCAAGGAGTCCAATCCCGCCAAGGTGCGATCTGCCGGAGCCGCCTGCTCACGGTCACCACTACCCTCAGGCAACAGGGGCGGGATGTCTGGGAGTTCCTGGAGCAGGCCTGGATCGCCCATCACCGCGATGGGGTGATGCCGTCACTGCTGAGCGATCCCTGA
- a CDS encoding SDR family oxidoreductase, with translation MFLPIDLGDEAQVMDGLRAVLDRYGRIDCAANCAGVDRSAGILDYTAADFDLIFGTNVRGLFLCL, from the coding sequence TTGTTCTTGCCGATCGACCTTGGCGACGAGGCCCAGGTCATGGACGGCCTGCGAGCAGTGCTGGATCGCTATGGACGGATCGACTGTGCGGCGAACTGTGCGGGGGTCGACAGGAGCGCAGGCATCCTCGACTACACCGCTGCGGATTTCGACCTCATCTTCGGCACGAATGTTCGCGGCCTGTTCCTCTGCCTGTGA
- a CDS encoding dihydrofolate reductase family protein — MVSSTRKDFPWINSQHITDDLRSGVQKLEDATPGGVLGSGKLATELNQLDLIDEYQLLVHPRIVGHGPRCTRLSCPARDRFS; from the coding sequence GTGGTGTCCTCGACGCGAAAGGACTTCCCATGGATCAACAGCCAACACATCACCGACGACCTGAGATCCGGCGTACAGAAGCTCGAGGACGCGACCCCAGGCGGCGTCCTCGGTAGCGGCAAGCTCGCGACAGAGCTGAACCAGCTGGATCTAATCGACGAGTATCAATTGCTCGTCCATCCCAGGATCGTCGGCCACGGCCCACGCTGTACGAGGCTGAGCTGCCCAGCACGCGATCGCTTCAGTTGA
- the istA gene encoding IS21 family transposase: protein MERARQDDKGSAGAPSLEPMVLETAVQTPQDVEAMRRLSAAGWGRRRIAKELGCSPETVRKYLRQGGWQPYGKPCRNTVLDGQREWLRQRFMAHRGNADVVRQELASEKGIEVSLRTVERAVEPWRRELRNAALATVRFETPPGRQLQADFGQCLVSIGGERVRVHLAVLTLGYSRRLLVRAFRSEKQDHWLQALEEGFRHWGGVPQEVLVDNARALVSQHDPERNILVFAERLEEFARYWGFKPRACRPYRARTKGKDERGVAYVKRNAIAGREFSSWAEFEAHLVRWTREVADLRVHGTTGEAPLDRFVRAEAQALQPLEAKPSFLAERELVRIVHSDCCVEVEANWYSAPQALIRQRVSVLVRDQQVLIRHGGRIVAEHRRQRPGSRSRQVIDGHWEGLLPQRQQREAERSLRDGNARRDQEQRPVRSSELARPLAVYAELIGEVAA from the coding sequence GTGGAGCGAGCCAGGCAGGACGACAAGGGCAGCGCAGGGGCGCCATCTCTGGAGCCGATGGTTCTGGAGACAGCTGTGCAGACCCCTCAGGACGTGGAGGCGATGCGACGGCTATCGGCAGCAGGTTGGGGCCGGAGGCGGATTGCTAAAGAACTGGGCTGTTCACCGGAGACGGTGCGCAAGTACCTGCGGCAGGGTGGCTGGCAGCCCTACGGGAAGCCCTGCCGCAACACGGTTCTCGATGGCCAACGGGAGTGGCTGCGGCAGCGGTTTATGGCCCACCGCGGCAATGCCGATGTGGTGCGGCAGGAGCTGGCCAGTGAGAAGGGAATCGAGGTGAGCCTGCGGACAGTGGAGCGTGCCGTGGAGCCGTGGCGGCGGGAGCTGCGCAACGCGGCCCTGGCGACGGTGCGGTTTGAGACCCCGCCGGGCCGGCAACTGCAGGCAGACTTTGGCCAGTGCCTGGTGAGCATTGGCGGCGAGCGGGTGCGGGTGCACCTGGCGGTGCTCACCCTGGGGTACTCGCGCCGGCTGCTGGTGCGGGCATTCCGCAGCGAGAAGCAGGACCACTGGCTCCAGGCCCTGGAGGAGGGTTTCCGCCACTGGGGCGGGGTACCGCAGGAGGTGCTGGTGGATAACGCCCGTGCGCTGGTGAGCCAGCACGATCCCGAGCGCAACATCCTGGTTTTTGCCGAGCGGCTGGAGGAGTTCGCCCGTTACTGGGGGTTCAAGCCCCGTGCCTGTCGGCCGTACCGGGCCAGAACCAAAGGCAAGGACGAGCGTGGGGTGGCGTACGTCAAGAGGAACGCCATCGCTGGGCGGGAGTTCAGCAGCTGGGCGGAGTTTGAGGCCCATCTGGTGCGCTGGACCCGCGAGGTGGCCGACCTGCGGGTGCACGGCACCACCGGCGAGGCGCCGCTGGACCGGTTTGTGCGGGCAGAAGCCCAGGCGTTGCAGCCGCTGGAGGCCAAGCCGTCGTTCCTGGCGGAGCGGGAGCTGGTGCGGATCGTGCACAGCGACTGCTGCGTGGAGGTGGAGGCGAACTGGTACTCGGCGCCGCAGGCGCTGATCCGTCAGCGGGTGAGCGTGCTGGTGCGCGATCAACAGGTACTGATCCGCCACGGCGGCCGGATCGTCGCTGAGCACAGGCGCCAGCGGCCCGGTAGCCGCAGCCGCCAGGTGATCGACGGCCATTGGGAGGGCCTGCTGCCGCAACGGCAGCAGCGCGAGGCGGAGCGATCGCTGCGGGATGGCAACGCAAGACGTGATCAGGAGCAGCGCCCGGTCCGCAGCTCTGAACTGGCCCGGCCTCTGGCGGTTTATGCCGAGCTGATCGGGGAGGTGGCGGCATGA
- the istB gene encoding IS21-like element helper ATPase IstB, with the protein MSPTNPRNRSTAAIPPVPTEELEAMLTRLRLPAIRDRLDALLEEAARREMNLREALAWLCAAEVARKDQLRMEMALRLARFPYVRTLEAFDFEAQPSIDPAQIRELATCRWVANGDTLLLLGPPGVGKTHLAVALGREAVRLGHSVQYVGAMELISALAKAQAQHALEGRLTQYAKTRLLIIDELGYLPLEPNAAYLFFQLISRCYQRGSVLITSNRPVMEWGEVFGDQVVATAILDRLLHHSHVLTIRGDSYRLREKRRSGLIRPQAGGSSSPDSAGLRPPPPGEKA; encoded by the coding sequence ATGAGTCCCACCAACCCACGCAACCGATCCACAGCGGCGATACCACCGGTACCGACCGAGGAGCTGGAGGCAATGCTCACCCGCCTACGGCTCCCAGCAATCCGCGACCGCCTCGATGCGCTGCTGGAGGAAGCGGCAAGGCGGGAGATGAACCTGCGCGAGGCCCTGGCCTGGCTGTGCGCGGCCGAGGTGGCACGCAAAGACCAGCTGCGGATGGAGATGGCGCTGCGGCTGGCGCGCTTCCCCTATGTGCGCACGCTGGAAGCGTTCGATTTCGAGGCCCAGCCGTCGATCGACCCGGCCCAGATCCGTGAGTTGGCCACCTGCCGCTGGGTGGCCAACGGCGACACCCTGCTGCTGCTCGGGCCGCCGGGTGTGGGCAAGACCCACCTGGCGGTGGCGCTGGGCCGGGAGGCGGTGCGTCTCGGTCACAGCGTCCAGTACGTCGGTGCCATGGAGCTGATCAGCGCCCTGGCCAAGGCCCAGGCGCAGCACGCCCTGGAGGGCCGGCTGACGCAGTACGCCAAAACCCGGCTGCTGATCATCGATGAGCTGGGCTACCTGCCGCTGGAGCCGAACGCTGCGTACCTGTTCTTCCAGCTGATCTCCCGCTGCTACCAGCGCGGCAGCGTGCTGATCACCTCCAACCGCCCCGTCATGGAATGGGGCGAGGTGTTTGGCGATCAGGTGGTCGCCACAGCGATCCTCGACCGGCTGCTGCACCACAGCCACGTGCTGACGATCCGGGGCGACAGCTACCGGCTCAGGGAGAAGCGGCGCAGCGGCCTGATCCGCCCGCAGGCGGGCGGTTCCTCCTCACCGGACAGCGCTGGCCTACGGCCACCACCGCCCGGTGAGAAGGCCTAA
- a CDS encoding GDSL-type esterase/lipase family protein, producing MVQHKNIIRIAVAAVCTLAFPLAVVSLSSEEVRYEALQIVTSWRGRLIGIHSVYVGDSITSAGRHWGAALGSINLAEDGYTVRQIGDQLVQAKQYSPERIFMLAGTNDVLSVKTFDPRQFELDYSSLLDRAQQTKAQVFITLIPFTSRAEANQFIPPANQIIKRLARSRGIPVIDLNPTIAPRGLLLTRYTVDGVHFSDATYSLWRAEIESAIRQDDAK from the coding sequence ATGGTTCAACACAAGAACATCATCCGTATTGCCGTTGCCGCAGTCTGTACTTTGGCCTTCCCCCTTGCCGTGGTCTCCCTCAGCAGTGAAGAGGTCCGCTACGAAGCCCTGCAGATAGTCACGAGCTGGCGCGGAAGGCTGATCGGCATTCATTCTGTCTATGTCGGCGACTCGATCACGTCAGCAGGGCGACATTGGGGAGCTGCCCTGGGCAGCATCAATCTTGCTGAGGATGGATACACGGTTCGACAGATTGGAGATCAACTTGTGCAAGCCAAGCAATACTCCCCAGAACGAATCTTCATGCTTGCTGGAACCAATGACGTTCTTTCAGTCAAGACGTTTGATCCCAGACAATTTGAGTTGGATTATTCAAGTCTGCTTGATCGTGCGCAGCAGACGAAGGCCCAGGTGTTCATCACGTTGATCCCGTTCACATCGCGAGCAGAGGCCAATCAGTTCATCCCGCCCGCGAATCAGATCATTAAACGGCTGGCTCGTTCCAGAGGGATTCCCGTCATCGACTTGAATCCGACCATCGCACCACGGGGACTACTTCTGACCCGGTACACCGTTGATGGCGTGCATTTCTCGGATGCCACCTATAGCCTTTGGCGAGCCGAAATTGAATCGGCAATCCGACAAGACGACGCCAAGTAG
- a CDS encoding serine hydrolase, translating into MLGVDLLATLSLVAQAHAPASSFMNAEDSDPTRLGWMEGFPSPSEKLIMQPESNFFSFPKLRWTVCHIRELMPTKQVSRGIGSLTSLAYAIDAGIEAVTFTPMGGEKSLTWKESLSANFTDGILILHKDRIVYEKYAGCLDEMGKHAAMSMTKSMTGLLAEMLVVEGRLDERAMVSSIIPELKDSAFGSATVRQVMDMTTALDYSEDYSDPDADIWVYSKAASPFPKPVDYAGPDGYFEYLQTVKQNGVHGDAFGYRTINSDALGWILSRVTGKDVAQLLSERIWSRMGAEQDGYMTVDAKGTPFAGGGLSAGMRDLGRLGLLMLNGGMINGQRLFPKEVTENIRAGGDKTGFAKAGYATLAGGSYRSMWWVLHNRHGAFAARGVHGQTIYVDPTADMVIVRFASFPTAGNATIDPTSLPAYQAVAEYLMNR; encoded by the coding sequence TTGCTGGGCGTAGATCTCCTGGCCACGCTCAGCCTTGTTGCGCAAGCCCATGCGCCAGCCAGTTCATTCATGAATGCTGAGGACTCTGACCCCACGCGGTTGGGCTGGATGGAGGGATTTCCCTCTCCATCTGAGAAGTTGATCATGCAGCCGGAATCCAATTTCTTTAGCTTCCCAAAGTTGCGTTGGACGGTCTGCCACATTCGAGAACTGATGCCCACGAAGCAAGTGAGCAGGGGCATCGGCTCGCTAACTTCGCTCGCCTACGCAATTGATGCCGGTATTGAGGCCGTGACCTTCACGCCTATGGGTGGCGAAAAATCCTTGACATGGAAGGAATCGCTTTCGGCAAACTTTACCGATGGCATTCTGATCCTCCACAAAGATCGAATTGTCTATGAGAAATATGCTGGCTGTCTCGACGAGATGGGCAAGCATGCCGCTATGTCGATGACCAAGTCCATGACAGGACTCCTTGCCGAGATGCTCGTGGTCGAGGGGCGCCTCGACGAAAGAGCAATGGTGTCTTCCATCATCCCAGAACTGAAGGACAGCGCATTCGGCAGCGCGACCGTGCGTCAGGTCATGGACATGACCACGGCGCTCGATTACAGCGAGGACTACTCTGACCCAGACGCGGATATCTGGGTCTATTCAAAGGCAGCGAGCCCGTTCCCGAAGCCAGTGGACTATGCGGGCCCTGACGGTTACTTTGAGTATCTCCAGACTGTCAAGCAGAACGGCGTACACGGTGATGCTTTTGGCTACAGGACAATCAACTCGGACGCTCTTGGTTGGATCCTGTCGCGGGTCACGGGCAAGGATGTTGCACAGCTGTTGTCGGAGCGCATCTGGAGCCGAATGGGCGCGGAGCAGGATGGATACATGACCGTGGACGCCAAGGGGACACCTTTTGCCGGCGGCGGACTCAGTGCAGGCATGCGAGACCTTGGGCGTCTTGGGCTGCTCATGCTTAACGGCGGCATGATCAATGGGCAACGGTTGTTCCCGAAAGAAGTGACGGAGAACATCCGGGCCGGTGGCGACAAGACCGGCTTTGCCAAGGCTGGCTATGCAACGCTTGCCGGTGGAAGCTACCGTAGCATGTGGTGGGTTCTTCATAACAGGCACGGCGCTTTTGCAGCACGTGGTGTTCATGGGCAAACCATCTACGTGGATCCAACTGCCGACATGGTCATCGTGCGGTTCGCGTCTTTTCCCACGGCTGGGAACGCGACGATTGACCCAACCTCATTGCCCGCCTATCAGGCTGTTGCTGAATACTTAATGAATAGGTGA